In the Flavobacterium sp. 90 genome, GAAGGTTTTTTTGAAGCAACTGGAAAAGTATTTCCACAAAGTATAGTTCTAATAAAAGAAATATATAAGGCTAATGATGATATGAAGATCAATGATTTAGGAAAAAGATTGCTAAAAGATGAAAGTGTAACAACCATGTATGTGAATCACGTGCCTGTTGGTGCAGAGCAACTAGACCTTTTCACAACTAAAACAAGATTAAAATAATGAATTCAGAAACTTTCAAAAGTCAAATTTTAATTAAAAGACCAAGATACGCTAACAGTAGAATCCCTATCATCCAAGCTTTTGCGAATAAAGGTCAGTCTAAGTCTGATTATAGCCAATTTGGTCCAATATATGAATTATATATATATGCATTCATTTTAGGGCTAAAGCGAAATTTAAAATTGCCGTTACCTAATAGAAACTTAACTACGGAATTTATTGAAGTAGGAAAGTGGAAAAGGGACTCAACTCTTGTTGATTTCTTGTTAATGATAATATTTTCGCATTGCGAAGAAATCGGCTTTACTTGGAATGAGTTGGAAGATATGGAAGAAACACAACTCAATGTTGTCATAAATGATATTATAACATTTATTGAAAGCTATGCAAATGGCGGCTTGGAATATCTTCAAAAAGAATACGAACAAAATAATCTGCTGAATAGCCCATATATGTTTGTTGACCTGCTTGCCGAAAGTTGTGGAAAAATGTTAGAACACGAAATTTCTACAACATTAGAAGTTGAGGAAGTAGATGAAGATTTAGTTAGATCTACTGTCAAATTAATAGAACAGGGGGAAACTTCAAACACAGAATTCAAATCAACGCTGAGAGTAAATTTACATACAAATCAACCAGATGATAAAATGGAGTTATCTTGTATTAAAACTTTAGCGGGCTTTATGAATACAAAAAGTGGAACATTATTAATTGGAGTTTCAGATACAAAAGAAATGCTTGGATTAGATACAGATTTTAAATCATTTGGGAATAAACACGATTTATTAGACGAGTTTCAAAAACACTTAGATAACCTAATTGAAAAATATATGGGTAATTCCGCATTTGCTGCATTAACATTATATTTTCCAGAAATAGAAGGACAAATGATTTGCAGATTAGATGTAGATTTTAGAAAAAATGGGCCAATATTCGTTAAAAATAAGGGAGCAGAAGAATTCTATATAAGACGTTCTGCATCAACAAAAGCATTAAATCCAAGTGAGATGATGGCTTACATAGAAAATCATTGGGATTAATGATATTTTATAATCTTAAAATATTTAATTTTTTTGAAAGTTGTTTATTTATTGAATTATCTGTATATCAATAGTTAAAGATAGATTCATAAAAATGAAATCAAATATGACAATAAAAGAATCAATATTAAAGAGTTTAGAAGATATTAACAGTCTTGCAAATGCTTCAGAAATTTATAATCACATTGTAAATAAAGGTTATTATGAATTTGGGGCAAAAAAACCAGTTGCAATTGTCTCGGGGATGTTAGGGGAATTTATAAAAAATGGTGATTCAAGAATCAAAAGAAATAAAATTTCGGGTGAGACATACAAGTATTATCTAACAAAAATAGAGAAAACGGTTTTGCTAGACCAACTTGGGGCTGAAGTAGATCTACATAAAATAAGGCCTAAAAAAAATGAGTACCAAGAAAGAGATTTACACAGATTATTGAGTAGTTTTTTAAAAAATACAGATACCTATTCAAAGACAATTTTTCATGAACAATCATTAAACTCTAAAGATAATCATCAAAAATGGATACATCCTGATGTTGTTGCAATTCAGTTTTTGAATCTTCAGTCAAAAATCAATCAAACTTTTTTAAAGGCAATAAATAAATTAGACATTTTTAAAATCTCTTCTTTTGAAATTAAACGAGAAATTAATTCAGATTATGAATTAAAGAAAACATTTTTTCAAGCAGTTTCAAATTCAAGTTGGGCTAACTATGGATATCTTGTAGCTTTTGAAATTAGTGATAGTTTAAACGAAGAAATGGAAAGATTAAATCAATCATTCGGGATAGGGATTATTGAATTAAAAGCGAATCCTTATGAAAGTAAAATATTATTTCCTGCTAAATATAAAGATTTAGATTTCAAAACGATAGACAAATTATGTAAAATCAATAAAGATTTTGAAAAATTTATAGAACAAATTGAAAAACTTATGACGGCTAGTGATAAATATTATAAATCGACAGAAAAGGAACTTGAAGAATTCTGTGATGGCTATTTTTTAAATGACACCGAAATCGAAGATTATTGTAGGCAAAAATTCATACCAAATAACTAAGTTTTCTATTACTGTTATATGTTTTTGCAGAAAATGTGTATCCAGGAGTTTGTATCATAAGTAGTACGTTTTCCTTTCAATTCAATTTTAAGGATTTTGAAACCAATCTTTTTTAAGATGTTTTCTATTTCTTCAAGTTGATAATACACATAGTACTTATCTACACCGCCATATCTAATATCTGTAAATAACTCAGAACCGTTGCCTTGTTTTAAGGAAATATAAAGAATTCCATCTTTTATTAATATTTCTTTTAATTTTTGCAAAACTGGAGTGATTTTATTTTTAGGAATGTGTAGTAAGCTTGCTGAGGCCCATATCCCATCAAAACTAGCTTTCTGAAAATCTAAAGTTAAAATATCCATGATTTTAAAATTACTTTTAACCGATGCCTTTTTAGCTAATTCAATCATCTCAGAAGACAAGTCAATTCCTGTAACGCTAAAGTCATTATTTGAAAAAAAAAGGGCATGATGACCGGGACCACAACCTAAATCTAAAATTTCTCCTCCTTTATTAACTTTAAGAATAAATTCGTTTATTTCAGGTAATAATTCAAAACTTGATACAACTTTTTGATATTCAGAAGCTGTTTTGTTATAGCTCTTAATAGTTGTTTCTTTTAAATTATGCATTTTATTTATTTAATTTAAGAATTTCTAAATCGTATGAATTAATTTTCCTCTCTAATTCATTAATTTTTTCATTAACTCTAACATTTACTTCGTTTGGAAAAACGAAGCCTTCAAATTTATTTATTTGACCTGATAAATCTTCGTTGAAAGCCATTCTAATTGTTATTAGATGTGATATTAATAAACTTAGTAAAGTCATATCTCTTTCATATGTAATATGTGCGTATTCTGTCCTAGGAGTATAATTCTGAACAAATTCTATATCATCGCCAATTAGATAGCTTTTTTCATGTATTAAGTTTTCAATTTTTGTTCCTACTTTTATAATAGTTTTGATCAGAGACTTATCATTTTTATTTAACACCACCTGTACATTATTTGATCCATATATTTGATTTTTATCAAGAAGATATGTCAAAGTTCTAAAGTTCTGTGGTTTATCTTTAACGAAAATTTTGAACAATGTCTTGCTGTGTTCCAAATGATGTCTTAAAGGAATATAAAATTGATTTAATTTGTTTTCAATAACTTGTCTTTTCTCTATAATTGCTATTCTTTGAAGGTTTTTTTTATTGTCCTTGCCAGTTAACCAATTTTGATGGATTGAAATTATAGCAACTATAAAAGTGCCAATAAATGCGATCAATGCCGCATTTACTTCAGCACTAAGAGAAAGAGAAAGTAAAATACAATTCATATAAGTTAGCATTATTTTTTTAATTAGACAAATGAGAAGGTATAATATATTCCTCAAATTCATCGATAAGTAATTTACCATAGATTAGTCTTGAAAAAGCTTCAGCTTCGTATAATGCACCGTTAATACCTAAATGTGGCTTAGGCTCGGCTGGTAATCCAACATAGTTCATGATTTTATCACCGCCTAAACTTGAAAGCTCATTTTTAGTTGTTGGTTTTATCCCTTTTTTTAAATAATCGCAATAAATTAATGTATGTAGGTCAATTTTTCTCCAACCAAATATCCAATTAAGATTGTATCTTTTCAAACTTTCATTTAAGAATAAAATATCAAAATCTACATTCTGACCAGCTAATGTTTTGTCTTCAATAGGTTTTATCCATTTAATAAAATTTAAAAGTAAATCTTTCAATTCCTGCTTATTTATATCATGCATTTCAAAATCATTATATCCATTTATATTAAGAGCATTTTGATCAACTTTAGCACCTTCAAATATCCTGCATTTTCCATAAAATCGATAAGATGGATTTTTAAAGTCTACTGCTCCAATTTCTAATATAGAATGGTTGAAAGGATCTAAACCTGTTGTTTCAATATCAATAACAATCATAGTTGGTTTGTGCTAATCGTTGGAATTATGAAAAATTAGACAATATCTTCTTCAAAACTAAGGCAATAGTCAACTAGAGTTTTTGAATTATAAGTGCTAAAAAAATCTGTAGATATAATATAATTCATAATTCTTTTTCTTTCAAAGAGTAACCGATTATCAATTTCATCATTTTTGAAGAAGACATTTTTACTAAAACTTACCAAATTATAAGGAATGAATATTGTGTGGACGGGATTTAATCTGTGAAACTTAAAATAATTATTATATCTGCTGGTTTCTCCTAGTTTTTTATACCATTCTTTCCCACAAGCACATTGCGCCAACACAGATAGTACATTAGGGACATTATCATTGAAAGGAATCCATCCTACTAAATCTAATCCTTTTTCCTGTGTTCCTTTTGCAGATATTTCATCAAATGCATCGTTATCAATAGTAACTTTCATATCATTTGCCAAAGCTTTGATTTTCTCAACAGCGGTACCGCGATAAGAGGTATTCTTTCCAAAAGACTTTACTATAGCATGTTTTGGCAGAAAGTTAATTAAGACTTCTTTACATAGATTTTCAAACTCCGTAGTTAAATCAGACTGTAATTCAGAAAAAATATTTAATGAAGATGCAGTTAACAAATACAAATATATTTTGTTTCTATCGGAAATTACATCATTATTTTTTAATTTAATTTTATTGACTCCTTCAATTTCAAAGGGGTAATCATCTCCAAATAGTTGAGATCTTTCTAATATAAGCCGATATACATCATCAATAAAACTTTCATCTTCATCATTTGCTTCTGATTGATCAGCGTCTGATAATTTTTGTTTAATAATACCTTCATCTTTTAATCTATCCAATATATCTGTACTTGAAATATAATTCTGATTAGAAATTAAACTTACTAATTCAACGTAATCTGCATAAAGATAAGTAAGATTTCTTGTAGGAGGTGTTCCTAATTCCAAAGTGAATTTGGCAAAGAAACTGGTGATTTTAGTATCAAATGTCATCTTCGTCTTCCTCTTTTTCTTGTAATGAACGATTGATTTTTACTGCTAAAGACCTGATCTCTTTAAGTTGCTCTGAAACAATGGCATGTCGTACGTTTACTTTTACAACTAACCTGTCAGAATTTTGCAATTGACTTAAGGCAGAGTTTAAATAATTATAAAATTGAGAATCTGCTTCATCAGTTAGGTCTATAGCTAAATCTAAAGAGTAACCTTTTTCTATGAATGCAGCTCTAGCTTCATTGTGACTAAGGACTTTATTTAATGCATTTAAATGGAAACTATCACCTATTAATCTTGTTCTTCCTTCAGAGTTTTTTTCAAAAAGCCATCTTGTCCAGTTTTCTAGATGTTCATCGTTTATAGTTATTTCATCTATATCATCAATATTTTTAACATCTAAGCCTAGATAATTAGCTATATGGGGTTTGTTTAAGCTATCCGCAATATAATTGAAATAAAACGTTGTGTCATCAAGCCCTGGTATTCTGTAAAAAGCATCATCTTCTATTTTGTAAAAGATTTGATATCCAATAAGTATTCTTTTTACATAATCTTTTCTACTTCCTATGCTTTTTGCTAATTCTCTTGAAGCAGCATTTAGATCTAGACTGCTGTATTGATCTTTCCATAAACCGAATAAATATCTTGCTTTTTCTAATAATTTCCACTCTTTAATCCCAGTAATATGTCTATATCCTAGATAATTGTGGATGTTTTCTTCTGCATCAAAAATGAGACAAGGAATTTCTTTAGGGAAGTATTGAGCTTCTGTTGTAGCTTGTTGAATTTTGCTTTTTTGAACAGAAACTAAATCTGGATAATTCAATAATTTAACAGCTGAAAGACGTCTGTTTCCTTCTATTACTCTATATATGCCTTCTTTTTCTTGAATTACAAGAAGTTGTTCACCAGGAAAAAAATCATTTTTACCTATCGCTAACATTAATTCAATTAATGAAGCATCTAAAAGCATGTATTCTAGAATGTCTTTTTCTTTAGCTCCCTGAAGAGATTTTGGTAAGCGAGGATTTTGATCATCTAGAAATAATTTATCTAATGGAATAATCTCAAACTTTGGATTATTATGACTCATAGTTATTCTTTTGAGAGTAAATATAATTTGAATTTAAAGAAAATGAATGTTTTTTGAAATTTTTTCTGTCAAAAAATCGAAACCATCAATATTGGAACGATTATTAACTTCATCATTTAAAAGTTGCAATCCGTTATCTACATGCATTTTTATATATCGCCCAATATCTTTATCTGTTTTATATAAGCCATAATGCACGCAAAGTAGACCAAGATAAATATCATAATAATCCCCAAAAAGAACTGATTTAGAATATTCTTTCCCTCCAGCATCTTTGATGTCGTTTAAATTTAATTTTTTATCTTGAGACAAAGAATAAGTATAGGCAATTCTTGCAATTACATTTTCAGTTCCTAAACCTAGCTTACGAGTTAACAAGGCTACCACTTCTTTATTTTCTTTACTGGTTTTAATTTGCGTAAACATCTTGCTCTTGTTTTAAGTGTGTAAATAATTGGTCAACAGCATATGGCTTAAAGCTAGAACCATTGTTATGATTTTCGATAACAAAAACCTTATTCACGTTTGGTTTTAAATAATCATATTCCAATTCTGATAATTCTTTTTCTAATAATGGAAATAGTACTACTTGCTCTGAAATAGCCGGATAAAATTCTTTGATAATATTTTTAGAATGATATTTATCAAACTTCTGTAATGGACTATCAATAAATACTGGGAATTTGATTCCGGATTCATCCACCAAGGCTTTTAATAAAGCTGTAGCGTATAGTTGTTGTTCTCCTTTAGATAAAGAGTCTTTATCTATTATTTCATTGTTTTTGTCCAACAAATCAATATCCATAACATCATCAACTACATTTACCCGAACATTGTAAATAAAGTCATTTTTGTGCATAATTTTTTTAAGACCAAGCATAATAGATTTTTGCAATGAATACTTTTTGTCTTCTTTAATTTTCTGAATAATTGTATTAATTTTTGCAAGTAGTTTTTCTGTTACTTCAAATTTCTTTTGATCTGTTTCAATTAATTTAAAATTCTTTTCGTACTCTGATAATACTTTTCTTGTTGAAGTTAATCTAGTATTTAAACTGTCATATTCTTCAATCAATTTTCCTTTATTAAGAGTTAAAACATTGATCTTATCTTCTGATTCTTTTTTTTCTTCACGTAATTTTTTCGCTAGAGGATTGTCTTTTCGAGCTTCTGCCTGTTTAATTTGTTGATAAATTCTAGAAAGGTAAATTCTATTATTTTTCTCTTCCTGTACAACAGAACTAAATTGGCTTGAAAAAGCGCCTTTGATATTATTTAAAACGGCCTCAAAATTTCTAAATTGTTCCGTTGTATAATCTAATAGTATTTTACCTGTACTAGATTGTTTTATTATTTTTTTCTCTGAAATAGTCTGTTTAAGTGCTTCTTCAACTTTAGATTTAGCTTTACTATCCAAATTTAAAGCTTCTAATTTTTTTAATAAAACAGTTGAAAATGAATTTAATTCTTCAACTAAAGCTACTTTGTCTAGTGAATTATTGTTGGCATTTTGTTCAAAATCTAATTGCTCTTTAAGCTGTACTAATTTCTTACCTGCTATTACTAACGGAGCAATATCCATTAGTTTTTTCAGTTTGTTTTTAATCTCGATTGATTCTTGTTTTAAAATATCTCTTTCAGACTTCATTTTTTGAAGTTCTTCCAGGGTAATACCATTTCCTTCACGAATTAACTTTTCTTGTATATTATCGCTGTTTAATCTGTGATTTGCAATTTCACGGTCAATATTATTTCTCTTTTCTTGATTGAAATCAATTAATTCAGTTAGTTCAGCTTCTGTATCAGTCAGTTCAAATAGTTTAGTTTGTTCTACTTGTGACGCACCATTTCTGCGAAGTTTGGTTAGTAAAGTTTCCAGATTCTTCTTTAGATCTTCATATTTTTTAATTCCTAAAACTTCGGAATATGCTTTACTTAAATTCTTTAATTCGGCTTTTGATTTTGCTTCTGCTAATGATACTATTTTCTCAGCGTCAAAAAAGAAGAATTTAGCAATTTCGCGAGGTAATATAAAATCATTTATAAAGACTTCAAAACCAACCTCTTTTGTTAATTCATTCTCTAGGCCGTCAATCTTAATACTTAAATCTTCAATATCAGTTTTTAAATTATATGATCTTTTTATTACAACTGATTTACAAGGGATAGAAGGAATTAAAATGTCTTTCAATTCTATCTCAACAGAAAATACGGGATTAATTTTTCCGCTATTCTCATAATCTGTTTTAACTTCTCTATTTAAAAGTGATTTGATAAACTTTTCATAACCACCTGCATTTTTGATATCTTTCTTATATTTATCTTCAACCTCGCTCATCATTTTTCCGTAAAAAACCCAAATAAGAGAGGTCAAAAAAGTGGTCTTACCAAAGCCATTCTTACCAGCAATGATACTAATGTTTTTAGAAGCGTTTGGAGCAAAAAGTATTTCATTTTCTCCTTTATAAATTCTGAAGTTCTGGAATTTTATTTTATTTATTTTCATAGTCCATTCTCATTTACAAAACTTTCAATCCTTTTTTCAACATCATTGTGAAGACCATACTTACTAATCATTAATGTTTTGGTTTCTTGCAAGGCAATTAAGTTATCAATTAGATGATAATATCCAGGCTCTTCTTCGCATACTTCACGCAAGATTCTACGTTCAGTGTCATCAAGAGATTTAATATTGTTTGTGCTTATTTCTTTATTGTAAATTTCTTTATATAAATCACCGACGGTATGATCAAAATATCCATCTCTATTCCAAGTTACTTGTATTGCAATAAGCTCTTGGTTATTAATTAATGTTACATGTGGTCTCTCTACTTGAATTTCCTTTTGAACTAATAATAAGTCTTTTAAAATTCGGTATCTATATTCCCAAGTATATGTGCCATTATTTGTTCCATCTTCTCGAACAGCAGTTTGATTATTTCTTCTTACATCCATTCTGTTTTCAGAAATGTTTCTACCTTCGACTAATCTATTTCTAAAAGCGAGTAAAGGCTCCATCCAGTTTTGACCATTATCAACCAACGCAGTCATAGATTTGTCATTTTTAACAACTGTACATGTCCAGCATCCAAATCTGCTTTGACCGCATGAGCTGTGCTCTTTATTTACTACTACCGTTGGACATTCGTAATCATCAGCGCTAGCATCAGCATATATTTTAAATAAGATTGAATTATCAAATCCCCAAGGTGAAGGGACGGCATTAATTATATACCATACTTCTTCGAGCATTAAATCTCTGATAGGTGGGTAGACGTATGTGTTAGCAGTACTGTTATGCTTTGATAATCTATTACCTGTAACTTCATGTTTTTTCATTGAGCGCTCTCGGGCAGCACTTTCTTCATAGCGAGTCCCAAGTAAAACTATTGCTTCTCCTTTTTCATCTATTTGTTCCAAAAGAAAACTTGATGTAGGTCTTATTTTAAGTTTATCTGTGCACCATCTGAAGGCATTATTGGGAACAGGATATCCTTTGCCTATGACATTTATCCAGAAAGTTTCTTCTAATTTTGGTACTGTTTTCTTTACAAATATTGGTAAGTTTTGATTTCTAGCTTCTTCGCTGATTTTTGACAGAACATCATCAACATAATTAGAGATGATTGGATTTTCCACCATTGTATCGTTGCAAACAACATAAACTGGTCTTTTTAATTGAAATGGAAAAGGAAGATTTTCCCGGATTCTAAGTAAGGCAATCCAAACAAGCGTAAGTAAAACTGTTGAATCTTTTCCTCCACTAAAACCAATAATCCAAGGCCTATCTGATTGATCTGCATATGCATACTGATCAATTATTTCATCTATTACAGCCTCAATTCTTTTACTTTTTATAGGAGTCATCTTTATATTTTAGTTGTCTTTTAAAATTAAAAAATTTTAAAGTATGATTGTGTGCAAATTTAGGCTTAATATAAACAATTTTACCCTATTGCTTTGTTTTTATTTACATTCAAAAACCATTGTAATTTCTCACTTTTATTAACTTTCTAAATTTCTGAATGTTAAAAACTTATTGGTGTAAAATAGAAAAGAGTTGCTTTGAGTTGTCTTTCAAAATAGGTATCGTGTGAATTAGTGTTTTAGAAACTTATCTGTAAAACGGTTAAAAAACGGAAAAAACTTTTATTTAATCTATGTTAAATATTATAGTCTAAAAAAACTTATAATCACATCCACTATAATAGATATTTACAAATTGTCCATTCTCGATTATTTAACTTTAATTAATTTCAATAATTTTATTTAAGTTATCAATATTAGCATCTTTTTTGTTTTAATGAAACTAAAAACGGGTATTTATACTTGACTCAATTTTTTATTAAAGTTTTAATTTGCCTTTTAAAATCTACAATTATTACAAACCGTAAAATAGAATAAAATCTATTGTTTATGTTTGATTTTTAAATAATATAAAGCCATTTATGGCATTTATAAATAAATTAAAAAAATGAAGAATTTATTCGTGCATGTAGATGCTAAAGAAAAATTAAACGAAGACTTTTTACTTTTAGATGAGTTTAAAGGACTAAATCCTGCAAAGAAATTAATAGAGGAAATTGCAGCAGAATTTGAAGATAAAGATGGGAATTTTATTCAACAATTTCAAACGTCAGGTTTTGATGCTAGAATGTGGGAATTATTTTTATTTAAGTTTTTTAAAACTAATGATTTTAAAATATTAAATGATGTAGACCGTCCTGATTTTCATTTAGTAAAGGATGGGTTTGAATTTTTTGTTGAAGCAAGTATTTCAAATGAAAAAAAAGATGATGTTTACACTAAAGAATTTATAGAAGAGGCTTTGGATAAAAATGATATTCAAATTCAAAATGAATTGATAGACTATTATGTTATCAGAATGGGGAGCGTCCTTTTTTCAAAATTAAATAAAAAGTATTGGGAGCTACAATGGGTTAAGGGAAAATCTTTAGTTTTTGCGATTAGTCCATTCCACAACTATCTTGCTAAATTTCTGCCTCACTCAAAAATCATAGAATATTTATATGGGTTTAAGCATAATACTGAAATTACAGAAAAAGGGTTGGAGTTAAAAAATGTAGAAGCTGTAGAAGAACATAAACACGGTGTTAAAGAAATTCCATCCAACTTCTTTTCTCAAGAAAATGTTGAAAATATTAGTGCTGTCATTTTTACAAATAATAGCGATTTACACAAATTCAATAGAATTGGTCAGGAATTAGAATTATCTACGGAAAAAATTATAATGGTACGTTCAGGATTAGCATATAATCCAGATCCAAATTCAACTCATACAGAGTTTACGCATAATATTATTCCTGGGAAAGTTCAAGAAGATTGGAATGAAAGTGTAACAATGTTTCATAATCCAAATGCTATTAATCCGATCGATCCTAATATATTTCCTAACATTCATCATGTTTGGTTAAATTCAGAAGGCAAATTAGATGGGATTACACCTAATTTTTTTGTTTATAATTCAATTACAGGTACTATGCTAATGGAATAAAAAAGGTATGTAACCATTGACAATTTAGAAACTTACTGTTTTTATAGTATTTCATTAGGTTTAAAATAGTAGTCAAAATAATTTGCAGTCT is a window encoding:
- a CDS encoding RNA-binding domain-containing protein, whose protein sequence is MNSETFKSQILIKRPRYANSRIPIIQAFANKGQSKSDYSQFGPIYELYIYAFILGLKRNLKLPLPNRNLTTEFIEVGKWKRDSTLVDFLLMIIFSHCEEIGFTWNELEDMEETQLNVVINDIITFIESYANGGLEYLQKEYEQNNLLNSPYMFVDLLAESCGKMLEHEISTTLEVEEVDEDLVRSTVKLIEQGETSNTEFKSTLRVNLHTNQPDDKMELSCIKTLAGFMNTKSGTLLIGVSDTKEMLGLDTDFKSFGNKHDLLDEFQKHLDNLIEKYMGNSAFAALTLYFPEIEGQMICRLDVDFRKNGPIFVKNKGAEEFYIRRSASTKALNPSEMMAYIENHWD
- a CDS encoding class I SAM-dependent methyltransferase → MHNLKETTIKSYNKTASEYQKVVSSFELLPEINEFILKVNKGGEILDLGCGPGHHALFFSNNDFSVTGIDLSSEMIELAKKASVKSNFKIMDILTLDFQKASFDGIWASASLLHIPKNKITPVLQKLKEILIKDGILYISLKQGNGSELFTDIRYGGVDKYYVYYQLEEIENILKKIGFKILKIELKGKRTTYDTNSWIHIFCKNI
- a CDS encoding 3'-5' exonuclease, which encodes MIVIDIETTGLDPFNHSILEIGAVDFKNPSYRFYGKCRIFEGAKVDQNALNINGYNDFEMHDINKQELKDLLLNFIKWIKPIEDKTLAGQNVDFDILFLNESLKRYNLNWIFGWRKIDLHTLIYCDYLKKGIKPTTKNELSSLGGDKIMNYVGLPAEPKPHLGINGALYEAEAFSRLIYGKLLIDEFEEYIIPSHLSN
- a CDS encoding DndE family protein produces the protein MFTQIKTSKENKEVVALLTRKLGLGTENVIARIAYTYSLSQDKKLNLNDIKDAGGKEYSKSVLFGDYYDIYLGLLCVHYGLYKTDKDIGRYIKMHVDNGLQLLNDEVNNRSNIDGFDFLTEKISKNIHFL
- the dndD gene encoding DNA sulfur modification protein DndD gives rise to the protein MKINKIKFQNFRIYKGENEILFAPNASKNISIIAGKNGFGKTTFLTSLIWVFYGKMMSEVEDKYKKDIKNAGGYEKFIKSLLNREVKTDYENSGKINPVFSVEIELKDILIPSIPCKSVVIKRSYNLKTDIEDLSIKIDGLENELTKEVGFEVFINDFILPREIAKFFFFDAEKIVSLAEAKSKAELKNLSKAYSEVLGIKKYEDLKKNLETLLTKLRRNGASQVEQTKLFELTDTEAELTELIDFNQEKRNNIDREIANHRLNSDNIQEKLIREGNGITLEELQKMKSERDILKQESIEIKNKLKKLMDIAPLVIAGKKLVQLKEQLDFEQNANNNSLDKVALVEELNSFSTVLLKKLEALNLDSKAKSKVEEALKQTISEKKIIKQSSTGKILLDYTTEQFRNFEAVLNNIKGAFSSQFSSVVQEEKNNRIYLSRIYQQIKQAEARKDNPLAKKLREEKKESEDKINVLTLNKGKLIEEYDSLNTRLTSTRKVLSEYEKNFKLIETDQKKFEVTEKLLAKINTIIQKIKEDKKYSLQKSIMLGLKKIMHKNDFIYNVRVNVVDDVMDIDLLDKNNEIIDKDSLSKGEQQLYATALLKALVDESGIKFPVFIDSPLQKFDKYHSKNIIKEFYPAISEQVVLFPLLEKELSELEYDYLKPNVNKVFVIENHNNGSSFKPYAVDQLFTHLKQEQDVYAN
- the dndC gene encoding DNA phosphorothioation system sulfurtransferase DndC, producing the protein MTPIKSKRIEAVIDEIIDQYAYADQSDRPWIIGFSGGKDSTVLLTLVWIALLRIRENLPFPFQLKRPVYVVCNDTMVENPIISNYVDDVLSKISEEARNQNLPIFVKKTVPKLEETFWINVIGKGYPVPNNAFRWCTDKLKIRPTSSFLLEQIDEKGEAIVLLGTRYEESAARERSMKKHEVTGNRLSKHNSTANTYVYPPIRDLMLEEVWYIINAVPSPWGFDNSILFKIYADASADDYECPTVVVNKEHSSCGQSRFGCWTCTVVKNDKSMTALVDNGQNWMEPLLAFRNRLVEGRNISENRMDVRRNNQTAVREDGTNNGTYTWEYRYRILKDLLLVQKEIQVERPHVTLINNQELIAIQVTWNRDGYFDHTVGDLYKEIYNKEISTNNIKSLDDTERRILREVCEEEPGYYHLIDNLIALQETKTLMISKYGLHNDVEKRIESFVNENGL